Within Runella rosea, the genomic segment AAAACAATGAAATTAATACTGTCTACCCAAAATATGCCTCTCGACCGCCAATCTCTTTCTGAAACCAACGCGAGCATTGCCGTACACACAAAAGGCAGTTTTTGGAAAAAAATGTCGGCCTACATTGGGCCAGGTTTAATGGTTGCCGTTGGATATATGGACCCCGGAAACTGGGCGACCGACATCGCAGGAGGAGCGCGCTTTGGCTACACGCTATTGTCCGTTATTCTGATATCCAATCTCTTTGCCATGCTTCTGCAACATTTATCGCTCAAGCTGGGTATTGCCACTGGTATGGATTTGGCGCAGGCTTGCCGCGCTTATTTTCCCAAAAAAGTAGCCCTCGTTTTGTGGGCCTTGGCCGAAATAGCCATTACGGCCTGTGATTTGGCCGAAGTTTTAGGCTCCGCTATTGCCCTCAATTTGCTATTTCATATTCCTTTATCGGTGGGAGTAGTCATTACTACGTTGGATGTATTGCTGATTTTATATTTTCAGAATAAAGGGTTCCGAATCATTGAAAGCATTGTGGGTGGGCTGATTGGCGTCGTATTGATGTGTTTTGTGTACGAAGTCATCGTTTCTCACCCCGAATGGAGCCAAGTAGCGGGTGGATTGATTCCGCAAAAAGAAGTGATTACTAACCCCGGGATGTTGTACGTAGCCATTGGTATTTTGGGCGCTACGGTGATGCCGCATAACTTATATTTACACTCTAGCATTATCCAAACCCGCGCCTACGCACGCACGGATGAAGGGCGCAAATCGGCCATTCGTTATGCCACTATCGACTCAACGGCATCGCTTGGCATTGCGTTTTTTATCAACGCAGCCATTTTGATTTTGGCGGCGGCTACTTTTCATACCAGTGGAAACCAACAAGTAGCCGACATTACCGACGCCCATCACCTCCTCGACCCGCTTCTGGGCAGTCGATGGGCCAGCGTATTGTTTGCCGTGGCTTTGTTGGCCGCCGGACAAAACGCCACCATCACGGGCACCATGGCGGGGCAGATTGTGATGGAAGGTTTTTTGAATCTGCAAATGAAACCGTGGCTTCGCCAACTCATCACTCGGCTGATTGCAATTGTTCCCGCGCTGTTTGTTGCTATCCAATACGGCGAACATGGCACGAGCGAACTGCTTGTTTTCAGTCAAGTAATTCTCTCCATCCAATTGAGCTTTGCCGTGATTCCCCTGATTATTTTCACCAACAAACGCGACTGGATGGGTCGTTTTGTCAACTCTCGTTTACTTTCTACGGTTAGTTGGGTGATTGCCGCCATCATTGTAGTGCTGAATCTATATTTATTGATAGATACTTTCACTTAGGACCCGTTTTGCGTAAAAGACATACGTTTAACGTGCCTAAAGCTTAGCTCAACTACCAAAATACCTTAAAAAATACCTGAATTCCGGTATTGTGGCCTACTATATAAACACAGATATTTGCACCGACAAAGCCGATTTCAAATAGATAAAAAAATACCTATTAACAGCCTTCTATTTTTGACTTTTCCAGCACTTATCTATCTCGCCATGAAAAAAAAACCTTTTGTTTCATTGGTGTTGGCCTCTATTTTAACCGAATTTATTGCCTGCACCTCCAACATTGACCTGTCTATTATCAATTCCGACGCTCCATTGATTGAGGCTATCAAAGCAGAAAATAGCTGGTTGGGATTGAGCAATGTAGGAAACACCACCATCCGCGTAAGACCTGATACGGAGGTATTGCCCGAAAAACCCGCGAAAGCGCCCGATTTGAGTAAAATTCAGAAAGAAGCGGGTAAGTTTCGACTGGTCTCGGTGGGCGGGGCACTGTCGGCGGGATTTCGTGACGGTGGCCTGTATCGAGAAGGGCAACTGACTGCCTTCCCTAATTTGGTTGCTCGACAAATGGGCGTATCGTTTGTGCAACCGCTGTTTTCGGAGGCAGAAGGCAATGGTACGGGTTACAAGACCGTGGCGGGCACAGCAGGACCCTTGGTAAAATTCAACATGGTAACCAATAATCTAGGGGTAATTCAGCGCAACGGGGAAACGGCCTACACGGATTTTGGAGATAAAGACAAAGTGGAAATCGATCAGATGGCTTTTCCGGAGATACCAAAAGGATTACAATATTACCACTTAATCAATCCAAAAAACAAGAGTTATAAATATATTGACCAGGTGGTAAATGAAGCAATAAAAAGTAGACACAATACCCCTTCAAGATGGGTAGAGGCACAAAATGCTGATTTATTTATTATCGAACTTGGATCGGATGACACTTACTTTGCCATATCAGCAGGGGGTGGTTCCATTTCAGGCAGTCAGGGTTTAGTGGCAACCTCACCTGA encodes:
- a CDS encoding Nramp family divalent metal transporter, yielding MKLILSTQNMPLDRQSLSETNASIAVHTKGSFWKKMSAYIGPGLMVAVGYMDPGNWATDIAGGARFGYTLLSVILISNLFAMLLQHLSLKLGIATGMDLAQACRAYFPKKVALVLWALAEIAITACDLAEVLGSAIALNLLFHIPLSVGVVITTLDVLLILYFQNKGFRIIESIVGGLIGVVLMCFVYEVIVSHPEWSQVAGGLIPQKEVITNPGMLYVAIGILGATVMPHNLYLHSSIIQTRAYARTDEGRKSAIRYATIDSTASLGIAFFINAAILILAAATFHTSGNQQVADITDAHHLLDPLLGSRWASVLFAVALLAAGQNATITGTMAGQIVMEGFLNLQMKPWLRQLITRLIAIVPALFVAIQYGEHGTSELLVFSQVILSIQLSFAVIPLIIFTNKRDWMGRFVNSRLLSTVSWVIAAIIVVLNLYLLIDTFT